The sequence ttcaagggggcttcattgtctaatgcatcacgcaatgatgaagaaacactatgaacaaaagaatcaatttgtgaaggggcagaaacacaattattgccctccactgtgcttttcagtgatattgaggaaattaaaagtggaacagattctttaaaggttgttacagcatcgtctgataatgatctattaTAATGAAAtcttctttcaggtgtggagtactcagttaaattaaattcaaaggtAAAATATAACAGTTGCAAACTGTTGTGGTGGAAAGCAAATACAAtgctttaattcttttatttttatgcacaaAAATACAAGCACAGTtcgtacatttttaaaactctttcTACTCAACTGTACATTTCTAAGAACCTGAGTATGCTATTTTAAATAACTGGacagtattttttcttttttttggtaaatttaCCCTTACTGTAAATtcacttatttcttttttttctgttatactGTATCTTTTGTGAATCTGcgtgcttccatttgcctttaaCTTTGCTGCTAGTAAACCTGAATTTCTGTACTGAAGGACAATGAAGCATATTTATATTCTATTCTAACTGGTTCTAGAAGCAAATATTCACCACATAACAAGAAAGCTACAGGCTAGCCAGAATCCTGACCAGGACCAGGAAACTGGTTCATATCACACCAGTCATGAATGCACTGGCTCTCTGATTGTAAAATAACAGAGTTTGAAATCTTGTTTATGGTCTAAGAGGTACTGAATGGTCTTGTACCTaaatacagtcagtcattttctaccacttattccatagtgggttgcgggggagctggtgcctatttccagcagtctatgggtgagaggcagggtacaccctggacaggttgccagtccatcgcagggcaacacacaaacaaccatgcacacactcattcataaacctaagggcaatttagagagaccaattaacctaacaggcatgtctttggactgtgggaggaagccagagtacccggtgagaacccacgcatgcacggggagaacatgcaaactccatgcagaaagacccccggctgggaatcaaacccaggaccttcttgctgcaaggcaacagtgctaccaattgcgccaccgtgcagccccacctaaatacatttcagattttttttcaggTGTAAACCATGTAGATGTTAAGCTCTGAGTTGTGCAGGAACAGTTGGCTCCTTTAAACCAGGAAGAACACATTTACTGTTTAATGCAGCTTTACAATTAtggtcaaatattatttcattatttcctttattttcctgGTAAACATTGATTTAGCCTACAAAAATTATTGCTACAatgaaaatttgttttgattgttaaaatattttgactGTGGTGAGCTTATGTTTAAAGgtttatgtctttattttattatgcttaTAGACTCGGTGTGGAATAGGCCTCTCTGCTGCTCCGCTCTGGAGGTCATCTGCCAGACTTGGGTCTTGCACCTGCAAAAGAGAGATAAAGACGAGTCAGCTCTCACAGCAACATGCAGAGAAGGTAGTATCACAGTTTCTTGTAAGTATTTTTGCACTTTGCCTGTCTTTTTTGCTACAGAAataaagttttagttttatttcataaGAAACACGGTGATGGACGGTGCTCCTTTGGTCCAGCtttcagcagctgctgctgatgtgaaacaacaaaaatgtggCTGACTAACTCTTGTAAGTAATAACGTTTACACACAATATTACAGATTGATACAGTCTGCTTACACTTTATTGCTAcattaagaaaacattaatGAGGCCAGCTATGCGGTGTCCTTTGGTTTAGCAACATCTGTGGTAGCTTGCAGCAACTACCGACACTACGAGATGTTGGTCAGCAGATAACACAAAAACACGTTAATCCCTAACACCGACCAGCTTTTTGTGCTGTCTGTGGCTCCCAGAGGGCTTCTTTTTGCTCTCCCTTGGTCATGTGCCTAAAGCTGCCAGCTTTCACCATAGAAGGTCCAAATCTGCCAAGTACAACTACTTTATAGGTTTTCCATGTGCTTTTGGTGTTTTTGGTGTTAGTTTGGCAAACAGCAGGTGTGTGAGGAGGCAGCAGCCATTAAGCACCTCTCAGAATTTCTTCagacattttctatttatttttatctttattattaaaagacaGCTTACCATTGCCATCCTTATTTCTTAGTAACTTTGCGCTTCAGCCTCACCTCCACCGGATAATGGTCGCTCACTTTCACAGcctaaaacaataaagaaacaatgaaacattattaagattatttaactttattaaaattattactTCTGAGGCTTGCGTAAttcttaataaaaacaaatatcaaagggaaatgaaaaacgattgacaattaattttagCTCCATGAACATTAATAACATATTTAGCTTATAATTTTGGTAGTTTATCTGTTATTTGCATAAAATATTAGCAAACCATGGGTCATGTTGTCATGACCCATGGTTCAAAACTCTTCTTCATGTACAGAAGCAGGTTCTTAGCTCAAAGTCATCTCatcctgaaggtaaaactgaaGGTCCATGCTGTGTGTAATCCTTTTGTTTGACTGCTGATGTTTATAAACAGGTTTTCATAATTCAAGTTAGAGAATTTATTTTCAGAGAGAATAAGAAGCTCTGCTTCGGCTTATAAAAAAACTACAAACCTGCTTGTCTGAGAGCTTGAAGGCTTTCTGGAAGTTGAAGGATTTAGCAGAATTTCGAACTACAGCCTGAAACATGTCCTCTCCGTAGACAACAATCCTGAACAAGGACATACAAGGAGAGTTAACACCGCAAACAGCACAGGCTCCTAGGAAACTCACTCTCATCACTCCATAACTTCTCAGAATGAGGAGAGTTCAACCAAAATGACAAACGTACATCTTCTGCTATGGTATTTATATTCATGCTCTCTTTAAATGTTGAAGCGTTAATGATTATTGCGGGTTTTAATGTTTATTCTGAGAAGTTGGATGGTAAATATCTACCGGTCGTATGTGTGGGTATTATCGTTGCTTGCAGTGGTGTCCACATCATCTCCGATCAGCCAGTGGAATTTTTCGTCTCTACGGATTTGGATGGTCTTCATGCCCTTCTTTGAAACATACCTACCGCAGGCATTAAAGTCACCCAGGATCATCACGTTCTGTGGTAGAGAGACAGAAAACCTTAACTGATCTGACCAGATTCTAGAGTTTTTCCCAATTTGATTTACTCTCAGTGACAGATCCATTTACAGTCATGGGAAAAAGACACCACACCTTCCTTCAGTACCagtataattaaaataaaatctagtccAGGTTCTAAGTCTTCAAATCCTTCAATAAGAGTGTAAAGCTTTGCAGAATAAATGTTGACTCTTGgtgctaacattacattttcaaaaaagatTTAGCAGCAGTCAagcctggtggtggcagcattgtgctgtGTGGCTCTTTCACTGCCAGTGATAAAGGTGTTCTGAGCAAGATGAAtagaaaaatgaacaaacagGACTATCTCAGAGTTGCTAAACTCAAATCAGCAGCTAGATGATTGAAACTAGGAAAAAAATGGATGGTCCAGtagaacaaaaaggaaaaacataccTTCCAACTGGTTCGGAatgaataaaagcagaaaaacattaaGCTGCTGAAAATATAAAGACCCTGACTAAtaccaggaaaccaaccaatttaaatgagtGATCGAACACCAACCAGGTCAGAGAAAATGCTCAACAAATTTAAAGTTGTCCACCTAATtcttggttttaaaaatacctgaaacatttgttttacattcaTTTCATCCAGGGAAACAACTGTCCAAACAACTACATAAAGGCTCTAAATTATTATGACATTAAAACTAATGATGAATGTATGCAAAATTCTGACTATTCACCAACTTTATGGTTGAAAATCAGGCAAACTTTACagcatagatttttagattttgtttaggtcatatttttcagttcattcagttttctctgttCTCTGTTACATTTTCtgaactgttacgtcacagtttttgctgtggaacagctaAACATAGTCATGAATTTCTGACTGACcaatttccatttttctttcttgctgtgattttgtccaagctcaagtatgccgaaGCTATAAGTGGACAGGTCTAAATATTCAGTTGTTGGGAAATTCCTGTTTCCCCACTTCAAGAACGATTTCCTTAGCAACctgttgatatgacgtcctggccattgttgtgatagcagtagcatcgtgccttctgcttatgtgtgctgcttttagctccttgaagAGAGAACCGTACTacgtgttttgaatagtattattacataaaaagttttcattgtttttggcATTTTTGTCTCGTTTCTGTGCTGCaagataattgttatcaaactacaaaaatggccgaacggATTAAAGTGCAgcactctttgacctggaggcgGGCTGGATGTGAAGggcctcagtagcatttaaagagatagtaccaaaacgagttgctcccAGACGCtcctcagaacaggtaaaagaggagcctgaggAGCtgcaataacaaggagttcagaccaaagcgtTGAAGTTCTACTTCATagagaccacaactgaatgatttaaggtgaaaagaaaggatttaaaagcatcgtatgtcccctttaagtttTGCTGTTATCCTGACTTCATTTGTGCTGCTCGTTGAAGAAGGAGCTGAGAAACCTTTTACTTTGCAACAATTTTAGTTGTATTTTATGAATatctaaaacaacaaaatcataatcatttttattttgttgcctattttaattttttacttgTGACTCCTCATTCCTGATTCATTTAATAATCTAATTAAAATCCCCTTTTCTCTTCATTATATTTTGTTGTATAGAATTAATATAAACAGGTTTATCTGTGTCGGCAGGTCTGCTCTGCTGGAGATATTTGATATTTTAGCTAATTAATCAATATGCactaacttttttctcttatgtttcagctccttcatgtttttttttttttggttttgggcatcacttgtggcctttattttttttctgaaaatgagCTAACAGGAAATGGGGAGACAAAgtgggggaagacatgcagcaagtCAACCAGCCAGAACTTAAACCTGTAAGTAGCTGTGTCGAGAACTAAGGCCTCCGTACATGGGTCGCGCGCTCTACCCCAGCGCCACCGTCTCGCCCAGCTCCTTCACCTTTTGAAGTAGAAAAATGTCTCTGTCTGGTTTGGTTTCTTACATCAGTTTTCCAACTCTCCTTGATGTGAAGGAAGACGTCGTAGAGCTCGTCCAGCTCCTTCTTTGCGTCCTTTGGTGTGGTGTGAACTGGGATCATCACCAAATCTTCCAGAACTGTGAGagtcagacagaaataaagtttCAGATTCTAGGTTATAATCATTTCTGaaggttttttatttcactCCTGTTTAACTTTAAAATGCATTAATATATATGACTGTACAATTAAAACCACAAGTCATCTCTCACCTGAATTTGGGCATCTGAATCGAAGGATATAGGGATCCCTGGCAAAGACGTCCTCTCCCCCAGTCTTCTCATCATCATACTGGTATGAGTCCACAAGGTCAACCAGGTCGTCCCTTAATGCACATTCACaccactttatttaaaaaacctgTTTAAGATTAACAAACAGAGTGCTTTATAGTCTCCCAGTTGAAAATCCAGCAGCAGCTTTTTGTACCAGTTGTAGGTGAGCACTGGAATAATGCCAAAAAATAGAGCATTGCCAGAATCAAGGTAAGAAGTAATAAAGCATAGATTACTGTCTCCAGATTGCTTTTGGAATTAATAATCTTGATTTTTGACAAACGTAGCTGGAAAATACAAAATTTCACCACTAAGTTTACTTGACTGCCAAGTTTTATGGTGGAATCCATGTTCACTCCCAAGTTTATTATAAGGGACTTCTTATAGGACGCCAGGGAGGAAAACTGAATGCAAGTGGCCGTGTTCAGAGTCATTGGGTCTTCACAACATGACTCTAGTCTCGTTTTCATTGAAAATTCAGAATCAACTCTATTGGCCCAGAAtgtcagacaaacaaggaattcgACTTCTGTTTTACAAACTCACAACGTACGGTATAAATAATTCTAAATACATAAACTTTAggggaaataaaatacagtatgtACATACTTCATATAAGTAAAGGGAGAACGTCCTAAAGAAATTGAGGAGGAATAATCTCATTacataaacagagaaaccaactcCAGGCAAATATCTTCTGATTTTACTTCTTAACATTATACCTAAATTCACAAACAAAATCTCACCAACTAATATAATGTATTATTACTTCGGTGAGTATGCaagttttttgttgtaaatattgaaaatatttcCCTGTCTTTGTATAATTTTGAAGAATGGATGCAATGTTTTTTACCTGCTTGTGATTTACCTTTTCTCAGAGTTGAGGATTAACTAAATAGAGGGTTAACTAACTAGAAAAGTGCTAAAAGAATCTCCTGTTTAATCTGAACTCAGCAGTAAAGTTACAAGATTTCAGTTTGAACCCAACATTTCAACAAACTGATGAATTTGTCCAGATCTGTCTGTCAGATTTAGTTAAACTCGTCAGATTTAGTCAAACTCATCCTTATAGTTTGTGAACTAAATTGTCCTcctaatgaatgaatgaatgaactctcACCTGTAGAAGAACAGGAACTGCTCCTTGTAGTGCGATCGGCCCAGGTGAGTGCTGATTTTCAGAGTGTAGGGCTTTGTTGGGTTGGCTCTGGACAGACACACAGAAATGTGTTGTTATTATGAAAGTTTATTTCAGAGGAAAACTGTGGAAAAAGCAGATTTACATGAAGGTTGAGGCTATTCCTCAACTATATTGATAATTTGTTGCCTGTGGCTCAAAGCTGGTCTGTGCTAGGAAACCACCCATCCATGCAGGGTCATGGGGGTGGTTGCTATCTCCAGGGGTCATTGGATCACcaccacagggcaacacagggacacgtaaccatgcacacacacagttaTACCTAAGGGGTATTTGGAGCAGCCAATTAACTTAACAATCATGATTTTGGCCTGCGGGAGGAAGTAGGAGTACCTGGATAGAACCAATGCTTGCAGGGGGAGAATATGCGAACTACATTCAGAAAGAGCTGGCAGGAAAccaactaatttaaaaaaatctagaaaTTCTGACTATCCACATTATCTGTCCCTCTGGCAGCTGTTTTTATTACAATCACCTCTCTATAGCACTACCTAAAGCTAAAAGTCTAAACcatttgtgtccaggatgtgtggggtctgcagagatgttagcttccctgacccttgacctgtccTGGacagtcctggatggagggaagggcAGTGCAATGCGGTTGGAGTAGGCAGATGACTATGGCTTCATTATGTTATAAATGGTTAACAATTGTCAGCATCAGAAGACCTCAGGTTAcatcagccctgatgatcctctctgcagagctgatagttgcagtctggacctgtcctgttctgtggatgatccaaaccacactgagatggacgaagacaggacagactgaatgaatgatggtgtagaagatgaccaacagctcctgtggaaggttggacttcttgagatgcctcaggaagtacatgTGGTCGACATGGGACCTGCTAAGGGACTTTTAGCCAAATATTAGTGGTCGTCTGTTTGTATTTGAGTCTGTGTGGTTTATGTTGAACCTGTGTTGATGTTACCTTGTTTTGTTTcgttattgtttaaaaaaaacattgcagtaTTTATTCAACCCCTGAAGAAGAATggttcaaaataataataataaaagtccAACTTATTATGATATTCATACCATGAAGAGTggatgtaaacctctgacttcAGTTGCAACCTTATTGTTTTATGAGCTCTGGAGAAAGCTGATTTGACCAAATGTATGATTTCTGccaaaatgtttctgtaaatattAGTTTATAGAGCGGCTGAGTGAGGCACCAGCTGTTGGATGAATACGATGAAAATTTGGCTTTACTAACTT comes from Girardinichthys multiradiatus isolate DD_20200921_A chromosome 20, DD_fGirMul_XY1, whole genome shotgun sequence and encodes:
- the dnase1l4.1 gene encoding deoxyribonuclease 1 like 4, tandem duplicate 1 isoform X2; the protein is MKIAAFNIQKFGRRKVSDPKVLKILVKIISRYDIIVILEVVDAKGKSVETLKQALNKANPTKPYTLKISTHLGRSHYKEQFLFFYRDDLVDLVDSYQYDDEKTGGEDVFARDPYILRFRCPNSVLEDLVMIPVHTTPKDAKKELDELYDVFLHIKESWKTDNVMILGDFNACGRYVSKKGMKTIQIRRDEKFHWLIGDDVDTTASNDNTHTYDRIVVYGEDMFQAVVRNSAKSFNFQKAFKLSDKQAVKVSDHYPVEVRLKRKVTKK
- the dnase1l4.1 gene encoding deoxyribonuclease 1 like 4, tandem duplicate 1 isoform X1; its protein translation is MKIAAFNIQKFGRRKVSDPKVLKILVKIISRYDIIVILEVVDAKGKSVETLKQALNKANPTKPYTLKISTHLGRSHYKEQFLFFYRDDLVDLVDSYQYDDEKTGGEDVFARDPYILRFRCPNSVLEDLVMIPVHTTPKDAKKELDELYDVFLHIKESWKTDNVMILGDFNACGRYVSKKGMKTIQIRRDEKFHWLIGDDVDTTASNDNTHTYDRIVVYGEDMFQAVVRNSAKSFNFQKAFKLSDKQAVKVSDHYPVEVQDPSLADDLQSGAAERPIPHRVYKHNKIKT